From the genome of Orcinus orca chromosome 5, mOrcOrc1.1, whole genome shotgun sequence, one region includes:
- the COL8A1 gene encoding collagen alpha-1(VIII) chain — MAGPPALLQLLGVLLTISLGSVRLIQAGAYYGIKPLPPQIPPQIPLQIPQYQPLGQQVPHMPLGKNGLNMGKELPHMQYGKEYPHLPQYMKEIQPAPRMGKEAAPKKGKEIPLASLRGEQGPRGEPGPRGPPGPPGLPGQGIPGIKGKPGPQGYPGIGKPGMPGMPGKPGAMGMPGAKGEIGPKGEIGPMGIPGPQGPPGPHGLPGIGKPGGPGLPGQPGAKGERGPKGLPGPPGLQGPKGEKGFGMPGLPGLKGPPGMHGPPGPVGLPGVGKPGVTGFPGPQGPLGKPGPPGEPGPQGPIGVPGFQGPPGMPGIGKPGQDGIPGQPGFPGGKGEQGLPGLPGPPGPPGIGKPGFPGPKGDRGIAGLPGALGPRGERGPAGAPGLGGPPGEPGLPGIPGPMGPPGAIGFPGPKGEGGAVGPQGPIGPKGEPGLQGFPGKPGFLGEAGPPGMRGLPGPIGPKGEAGYKGLPGLPGAPGLLGQKGEPGIPGEQGLQGPPGIPGIAGPSGPIGPPGIPGPKGEPGLPGPPGFPGVGKPGVAGLHGAPGKPGALGPQGQPGLPGPPGPPGPPGLPAVMPPTPPPHGEYLPDMGLGIDGVKPPHAYGAKKGKNGGPAYEMPAFTAELTAPFPPVGAPVKFDKLLYNGRQNYNPQTGIFTCEVPGVYYFAYHVHCKGGNVWVALFKNNEPMMYTYDEYKKGFLDQASGSAVLLLRPGDRVFLQMPSEQAAGLYAGQYVHSSFSGYLLYPM; from the exons ATGGCTGGTCCACCTGCCCTTCTGCAGCTGCTGGGAGTACTGCTTACCATTTCCCTGGGTTCCGTCCGGCTCATCCAAGCTGGTGCCTACTATGGCATCAAGCCGCTGCCACCTCAAATTCCTCCTCAGATTCCACTGCAAATTCCGCAATACCAGCCCCTGGGCCAGCAAGTACCTCACATGCCTTTGGGTAAAAATGGCCTTAACATGGGCAAGGAGCTGCCCCACATGCAGTATGGCAAAGAGTATCCACATCTACCCCAATATATGAAGGAAATTCAGCCGGCACCAAGAATGGGCAAGGAAGCAGCACCCAAGAAAGGCAAAG AAATACCATTAGCCAGTTTAAGGGGGGAGCAAGGTCCCCGTGGAGAGCCTGGCCCAAGAGGACCACCTGGGCCCCCTGGCTTACCAGGTCAAGGGATACCTGGAATCAAAGGAAAACCAGGGCCACAGGGATATCCAGGAATTGGAAAGCCAGGTATGCCTGGAATGCCAGGAAAGCCAGGAGCCATGGGAATGCCCGGGGCCAAAGGTGAAATTGGACCCAAAGGGGAGATCGGACCCATGGGGATCCCAGGACCGCAAGGACCTCCAGGGCCTCACGGACTTCCTGGCATTGGGAAGCCAGGTGGGCCAGGGTTACCAGGGCAACCAGGTGCCAAAGGTGAGCGAGGACCCAAAGGACTACCAGGACCTCCAGGCCTTCAGGGTCCTAAAGGAGAGAAGGGCTTCGGGATGCCAGGTCTGCCAGGCCTGAAGGGTCCTCCAGGGATGCATGGCCCTCCCGGCCCTGTCGGACTTCCAGGAGTGGGCAAACCAGGAGTGACAGGCTTCCCTGGGCCCCAGGGCCCCCTGGGAAAGCCAGGCCCTCCAGGCGAACCTGGGCCACAAGGCCCTATAGGGGTCCCGGGGTTTCAAGGACCTCCTGGGATGCCTGGAATTGGAAAACCAGGCCAGGATGGGATCCCTGGGCAGCCAGGATTTCCAGGTGGCAAAGGGGAACAAGGACTGCCAGGACTGCCAGGACCCCCAGGCCCTCCAGGGATCGGGAAACCCGGCTTCCCAGGCCCCAAAGGCGACAGGGGCATAGCGGGTCTTCCTGGGGCTCTGGGACCAAGAGGGGAGAGAGGACCAGCAGGTGCCCCTGGATTGGGGGGCCCACCAGGAGAGCCAGGCCTGCCTGGAATCCCAGGTCCCATGGGCCCTCCAGGGGCTATCGGTTTCCCTGGACCCAAAGGAGAAGGTGGGGCTGTGGGACCACAGGGGCCAATAGGTCCCAAGGGTGAGCCAGGGCTTCAAGGCTTCCCAGGAAAGCCAGGTTTCCTTGGTGAAGCTGGGCCCCCCGGCATGAGGGGTTTGCCAGGTCCCATAGGGCCCAAGGGGGAAGCTGGGTATAAAGGTTTGCCAGGGCTCCCTGGTGCCCCAGGGCTGCTTGGACAGAAGGGAGAGCCAGGAATCCCAGGGGAACAGGGCTTACAGGGCCCCCCAGGTATCCCAGGGATTGCAGGCCCGAGTGGCCCCATTGGACCTCCTGGAATTCCTGGCCCCAAAGGGGAACCGGGTCTCCCAGGGCCCCCTGGGTTCCCTGGAGTAGGGAAGCCCGGAGTGGCAGGACTTCATGGCGCCCCAGGGAAGCCTGGTGCCCTTGGTCCCCAAGGCCAGCCTGGCCTTCCAGGGCCCCCAGGCCCTCCAGGACCCCCAGGACTCCCAGCTGTGATGCCCCCGACACCACCACCCCATGGAGAGTATCTACCCGATATGGGGCTGGGAATTGACGGAGTGAAACCCCCCCACGCCTATGGGGCTAAGAAAGGCAAGAACGGAGGGCCAGCCTACGAGATGCCTGCATTTACCGCTGAGCTGACTGCGCCTTTCCCACCTGTGGGGGCCCCAGTGAAGTTTGACAAACTGCTCTATAACGGCAGACAGAACTACAACCCGCAGACGGGCATCTTCACCTGTGAGGTCCCTGGGGTCTACTACTTTGCATACCACGTTCACTGCAAGGGAGGCAACGTGTGGGTTGCTCTGTTCAAGAACAACGAGCCCATGATGTACACGTATGACGAGTACAAGAAGGGCTTCCTGGACCAGGCGTCCGGGAGCGCGGTGCTGCTGCTCCGGCCCGGAGACCGGGTGTTCCTCCAGATGCCCTCTGAACAGGCTGCGGGACTGTATGCCGGGCAGTATGTCCATTCCTCTTTTTCAGGGTATTTATTGTATCccatgtaa